A window of the Fusarium fujikuroi IMI 58289 draft genome, chromosome FFUJ_chr09 genome harbors these coding sequences:
- a CDS encoding related to glucose transporter-3 — protein sequence MAGIRLRDVSGYLILLIAVSTLGSLQFGFHLAELNAPQDVITCRKKSISALDKIKGLVYKPKDDDAGSGFMPHCIPMDEASFATISSIFMLGGLLGALASGPFSSKRGRLPAMRITGLLYLFGAAIETVAGSVFVMALGRLFAGIGAGASTVVVPLYISEIAPPKERGLFGFMTQISINFGILVVQTMGFFLSYGSAWRWILATGVFIATAQTLGLFVVPESPSWLAAQGNAPKARRTLQRIRGNGYDIHEETETWDSDDRDASEEDGLLQADSASESPSKNRTEHLGFFEVLKDPDTRPAIVAVVGIMFAQQLCGVNSIIMYSVSLLADLLPVSSSLLTILVSVVNLFTTIACAPLPDRLGRKTCLLASIIGQGTSALILAISIIFGIKILSAIAVVAFVGFFAVGLGPVPFLISSELVGQEAVGATQSWCLAANYAATFLVAQFFPIVNSALNDLLGGHGWVYFIFAGLAAGSAIFVFWNVPETKGKKDVDEVWGRTRRVD from the exons ATGGCCGGTATCAGACTCCGCGATGTCAGCGGGTATCTGATCTTGCTCATCGCCGTCTCGACCCTGGGGTCGTTGCAGTTCGGTTTTCACTTG GCTGAACTCAACGCACCCCAGGATGTTATTACATGCCGCAAGAAATCGATCTCCGCcctcgacaagatcaagggaCTGGTCTACAAGCCGAAAGACGACGATGCTGGATCTGGTTTCATGCCGCACTGTATCCCCATGGACGAGGCTTCGTTTGCGACGAtatcttccatcttcatgCTTGGTGGGCTGTTGGGAGCTTTGGCCTCTGGACCCTTCTCGTCGAAACGCGGACGCCTTCCTGCGATGCGCATCACGGGTCTGCTCTATTTGTTTGGAGCAGCTATTGAGACCGTCGCAGGAAGCGTCTTCGTCATGGCTCTCGGTCGCTTGTTTGCTGGTATTGGTGCTGGAGCGTCAACTGTCGTTGTTCCTCTTTACATCAGCGAGATTGCACCACCCAAGGAACGTGGACTGTTTGGCTTTATGACGCAGATCTCGATCAACTTTGGTATCCTGGTGGTTCAGACCATGGGATTCTTCCTGAGCTACGGCAGTGCTTGGAGATGGATCCTCGCTACTGGAGTCTTCATTGCGACAGCTCAAACTTTGggtctcttcgtcgtcccAGAGAGTCCATCGTGGTTGGCGGCGCAGGGAAATGCGCCCAAGGCCAGGCGGACCCTGCAGAGGATTCGTGGCAACGGCTACGACATCCATGAGGAGACTGAGACCTGGGACTCAGATGACCGTGATGCttccgaggaagatggcttgCTTCAGGCGGATAGTGCCTCCGAATCACCGTCGAAGAACCGTACTGAGCATCTTGGATTCTTCGAAGTACTGAAGGATCCTGATACCAGGCCTGCAATCGTCGCCGTCGTGGGCATCATGTTTGCCCAGCAGCTCTGTGGTGTCAACTCGATCATCATGTACTCCGTGTCTCTTCTTGCCGATTTGCTGCCCGTCTCTTCGTCACTGCTCACTATTCTCGTTTCCGTTGTCAACTTGTTCACTACTATCGCATGCGCGCCTCTTCCGGATCGTCTCGGTCGCAAGACTTGCCTCCTTGCCTCGATTATCGGACAAGGAACAAGCGCTCTCATTCTGGCCATCTCGATCATCTTTGGAATCAAGATTCTCTCGGCCATCGCCGTCGTGGCGTTCGTTGGCTTCTTCGCAGTTGGTCTGGGTCCAGTGCCCTTCCTGATCTCCTCTGAGCTGGTCGGACAAGAGGCTGTTGGCGCCACGCAAAGTTGGTGTCTCGCAGCCAACTACGCAGCGACCTTCTTGGTCGCTCAATTCTTCCCGATCGTAAACTCAGCTCTTAACGACTTGCTGGGCGGTCACGGTTGGGTTTACTTTATCTTCGCAGGCCTGGCCGCTGGATCTGCTATCTTTGTGTTCTGGAACGTGCCAGAAacaaagggcaagaaggatgTCGATGAGGTTTGGGGCAGGACAAGGCGTGTTGATTAG
- a CDS encoding related to DCG1 protein: MSELRFLRRNLRILVLNPNSSTIMTDGMANAIRQMSLPDSVEIYTYTAPPHSAPDSINDQEGIDRSTQAVLDDPKIEEELESDKYDGVLVACFSVHCLVSKLTRYRHLAVTGIFEASILTSLSLMAAPDNAGKWGIVTTGKWWEDHLSHGVKNFLGQAKDGVNNKFAGVFSSGLTAGDFHTVPPEKVREKLKEATRKLLNEGQVSVVLMGCGGMAGLEEIIRSTAIEEYGKADGNLVYIVDGVKAGIMQLEQMIRSKKIFR, encoded by the exons ATGTCCGAGCTCCGTTTCCTCAGGCGGAATCTCCGCATTCTCGTCCTAAACCCAAACTCATCCACTATCATGACTGACGGCATGGCCAACGCTATCCGCCAAATGTCACTCCCAGAC TCAGTTGAGATCTATACCTACACAGCCCCTCCCCACTCCGCCCCAGACAGCATCAACGACCAGGAGGGCATCGACCGAAGCACGCAGGCCGTCCTCGATGACcccaagatcgaggaggagcttgagtcGGATAAGTACGACGGCGTTCTCGTCGCGTGCTTTAGCGTTCATTGCTTGGTGTCAAAGTTGACTAGGTATCGACATCTTGCAGTGACTGGGATTTTTGAGGCGAGTATTCTCACGTCTCTTTCGCTCATGGCTGCACCCGATAATGCAGGAAAATGGGGGATCGTCACTACCGGAAAGTGGTGGGAGGACCACTTGTCGCACGGCGTCAAGAACTTTCTTGGGCAGGCGAAGGACGGCGTGAATAACAAGTTTGCTGGCGTTTTCTCGTCTGGGCTTACGGCGGGTGACTTTCACACTGTCCCTCCGGAGAAGGTAAgggagaagctcaaggaggcaACACGAAAGTTGCTCAATGAGGGACAAGTGTCGGTTGTGCTCATGGGGTGCGGTGGTATGGCTGGTCTGGAGGAGATCATCCGATCGACTGCTATCGAGGAGTACGGCAAGGCTGACGGTAACCTTGTCTACATCGTCGACGGAGTCAAGGCGGGCATCATGCAGTTGGAGCAGATGATCCgcagcaagaagatctttCGGTAA
- a CDS encoding probable actin-like protein ACT2 produces the protein MSNPPPIVLDGGTGFLKVGYAAQNFPEHQYPSIVGRPILRSEEQTDSDVVIKDIMCGDEAAAARTMLQISYPMENGIVKKWDDMEHLWDYTFYEKLKVDPTGQKILLTEPPMNPLKNREKMCEVMFDRYNFGGVYVAIQAVLALYAQGLSSGVVVDSGDGVTHIVPVYESVVLNHLTKRLDVAGRDVTRNLIKLLLRRGYALNRTADFETVRQIKEKLCYVSYDLELDKRLSEDTTVLVEDYTLPDGRVIRVGSERFEAPECLFQPHLVDSESPGLGEFLFNTIQSADVDIRSSLFKAIVLSGGSSMYPGLPSRLEKELKQLWLTRALQGNPERLSKFKVRIEDPPRRRHMVFLGGAVLANIMADKESMWVTKAEWEEEGTRVLEKLGPR, from the exons ATGTCTAACCCTCCACCCATTG TCCTCGACGGAGGTACCGGTTTTCTCAAGGTCGGATATGCCGCGCAGAACTTCCCCGAACATCAATACCCCTCCATCGTAGGCCGACCGATCCTTCGTTCCGAGGAGCAGACCGATAGCGATGTTGTCATCAAGGATATCATGTGCGGTGACGAAGCTGCCGCCGCGAGGACAATGCTCCAGATCAGCTACCCCATGGAGAACGGCATCGTTAAGAAGTGGGACGATATGGAACATCTTTGGGATTATACCTTCTacgagaagctcaaggtcgaTCCTACGGGCCAGAAGATCCTCTTGACGGAGCCTCCTATGAACCCTCTTAAGAACCGAGAGAAGATGTGCGAGGTCATGTttgatagatataattttgGCGGTGTCTACGTCGCCATCCAGGCCGTTCTGGCTCTATACGCTCAAG GTCTTAGCTCCGGTGTCGTAGTCGACTCAGGCGATGGTGTCACACACATTGTGCCCGTCTACGAATCCGTGGTCCTCAACCACCTCACGAAGCGATTAGACGTTGCCGGCCGAGACGTCACGCGCAACCTCATCAAACTGCTACTGCGCCGCGGCTACGCCCTCAACCGAACCGCCGATTTCGAAACCGTCCgccagatcaaggagaagctatGCTACGTGTCGTACGACCTCGAGCTCGACAAGCGCCTGAGCGAGGACACCACCGTGCTCGTCGAGGATTACACCCTGCCGGACGGACGTGTGATCCGCGTTGGCAGCGAGCGCTTCGAGGCGCCCGAGTGTCTCTTCCAGCCTCACCTTGTCGACAGCGAATCCCCCGGCCTGGGCGaattcctcttcaacaccatccaaTCCGCCGACGTCGACATCCGCTCGTCTCTGTTCAAGGCTATTGTTCTGTCTGGTGGTAGCAGCATGTATCCCGGTCTCCCGTCGCGATTGGAGAAGGAGCTCAAGCAGCTGTGGCTCACACGAGCGCTGCAGGGCAACCCTGAGCGTTTGAGCAAGTTCAAGGTGCGGATAGAAGATCCTCCGCGACGCCGACACATGGTGTTCCTTGGTGGAGCGGTGTTGGCCAACATTATGGCGGACAAGGAGAGCATGTGGGTTACCAAGGCGGagtgggaggaggagggtacTAGAGTGCTTGAGAAATTGGGACCGCGATAA
- a CDS encoding related to cyclin-dependent kinase chain SRB10, with protein MPLRPHIGLGFPAHAYQKRHVEPHDRSTGYQPKVRITDRYRIIGFISSGTYGRVYKAVGRNGKPVGEFAIKKFKPDKEGEQISYTGISQSAIREMSLCSELHHINVIRLCEIMLEDKCIFMVFEYAEHDLLQIIHHHTQQPRHPIPPATIKSIMFQLLNGCQYLHINWVLHRDLKPANIMVTSSGEVKIGDLGLARRFDKPLHSLFSGDKVVVTIWYRAPELILGSYHYTPAIDMWAVGCIFAELLSLRPIFKGEEAKMDSKKTVPFQRNQMQKIIEIMGVPTKDKWPLLSTMPEYNQLNTLANSMASSHHNHHSHHHPHHHHGHYGSRNPPPPPPGGSNLEKWYYSTINHTSAPGGTPPLASLGSEGYKLLAGLLEYDPSKRLTAAQALQSPFFSTGDRVSANCFEGCKNEYPCRRVSQDDNDIRTSSLPGTKRSGLPDDSLIRPAKRQKE; from the coding sequence ATGCCTCTCCGTCCTCACATCGGCCTCGGGTTTCCTGCTCACGCTTACCAAAAACGTCATGTAGAACCTCACGATCGCTCAACTGGGTATCAGCCCAAAGTCCGAATCACAGATCGTTACCGCATCATTGGCTTCATCAGCTCGGGTACCTATGGACGGGTCTACAAGGCTGTTGGCCGCAATGGCAAGCCTGTGGGTGAATTCGCTATCAAGAAGTTTAAGCCCGACAAGGAAGGTGAACAGATCAGCTACACGGGCATCTCTCAGAGTGCGATCCGTGAGATGAGTCTTTGCAGCGAACTTCACCACATCAACGTTATTCGTCTCTGCGAAATCATGCTTGAGGACAAGTGTATCTTTATGGTGTTTGAGTATGCCGAGCACGATCTATTAcaaatcatccatcatcacacACAACAGCCACGACATCCGATTCCCCCGGCAACCATCAAAAGTATCATGTTCCAACTCCTCAACGGATGTCAGTACCTGCATATCAACTGGGTTCTTCACCGTGATCTCAAACCCGCCAACATCATGGTCACTTCATCAGGCGAAGTAAAGATCGGAGATTTGGGTCTAGCACGTCGTTTCGATAAACCACTACACTCACTCTTTAGCGGTGATAAAGTTGTCGTCACTATCTGGTATCGGGCTCCCGAACTCATTCTCGGTTCATACCACTACACGCCTGCCATCGATATGTGGGCTGTTGGGTGTATTTTCGCGGAGCTTCTCTCCTTGAGGCCGATATTTAAAGGAGAGGAAGCCAAAATGGATAGCAAGAAGACGGTTCCCTTTCAGCGCAACCAGATGCAAAAGATTATTGAAATCATGGGCGTGCCAACAAAGGACAAATGGCCTCTTTTATCGACCATGCCCGAATACAACCAACTCAACACTCTCGCCAACTCCATGGCATCATCTCACCACAATCACcacagccatcatcatcctcatcaccaccacggccacTACGGCTCCCGCAACCCACCGCCCCCTCCTCCAGGCGGCTCAAACCTCGAGAAGTGGTATTACAGCACCATCAACCACACCAGCGCCCCCGGCGGCACACCACCGCTTGCCTCTCTCGGCTCAGAAGGCTACAAGCTCCTCGCCGGTCTTCTGGAGTACGACCCCTCAAAACGTCTCACAGCTGCACAAGCTCTTCAGtctcccttcttctcaaccgGCGACCGTGTCAGTGCGAATTGTTTCGAGGGCTGTAAGAACGAGTATCCTTGTCGGCGAGTGAGTCAAGACGATAACGATATAAGGACGAGTAGCCTTCCGGGTACGAAGCGGAGTGGATTACCGGACGACTCGTTGATAAGGCCTGCCAAGAGGCAGAAGGAGTAG
- a CDS encoding probable ADP-ribosylation factor 6 produces MGGQFSKMMGKIFGSKEMRLLMLGLDAAGKTTILYKLKLGQDVTTIPTVGFNVETVTYKNVKFNVWDVGGQDKIRPLWRHYFSGTQGLIFVIDSSDRNRMEEARQELHRIINDREMKDSLLLVFANKQDLAEAMKPQEVTEALQLSKLKDKVWYVVPSCATTGEGLLEGLAWLSNNVKAPPTPAKK; encoded by the exons ATGGGCGGCCAATTCTCAAAGATGATGGGCAAGATCTTCGGATCAAAGGAGATGCGCCTCCTCATGCTCGGTCTCGACGCTGCCGGAAAGACAACTATCCTctacaagctcaagctcggcCAGGACGTCACCACGATTCCCACGGTCGGCTTCAACGTCGAGACGGTTACGTACAAGAATGTCAAGTTTAACGTTTGGGACGTCGGTGGCCAGGACAAGATTCGTCCTCTGTGGAGGCATTACTTCAGCG GTACTCAGGGTCTTATCTTCGTTATCGACTCTTCTGATAGGAACCGAATGGAGGAGGCTAGACAAGAACTTCACCGAATCATCAACGATCGTGAGATGAAGGACAGTCTACTACTCGTGTTTGCCAACAAGCAAGATTTGGCAGAGG CTATGAAACCCCAAGAAGTCACCGAGGCTCTCCagctctccaagctcaaggacaaggtttGGTACGTGGTGCCCAGCTGCGCCACCACAGGCGAGGGTCTTCTCGAGGGTCTGGCGTGGTTGTCCAACAATGTCAAGGCCCCTCCGACTCCGGCTAAGAAGTAG
- a CDS encoding probable phosphomannose isomerase (manA), giving the protein MQVPLLRLQCGVNSYAWGKKGNASAAARFAAATPSDDLKIESDTPYAELWMGTHPSNPSRDLNTGRTLLDLCEDNQSLLSQTISSHYGSKLPFLFKVLSIAKALSIQAHPNKKLAEQLHARDAKNYPDDNHKPEMAIAITPFEGLCGFRPLNEIAHFLDTVPALRALVGEEAAKEFAQVAKDGDEGVTDEKKKFLKKAFGALMASSAEDIAEQMPKLVEQAEKEGADFAGGGVPATSGEKLAELVKRTHGEFGDDIGCFVLFFLNFVTLEPGEALFLVADDIHAYISGDIMECMAASDNVVRAGFTPKFKDVSTLVDMLTYNFAPIEQQKMTPTEYPYATLNRNAYSSGSGVVLYDPPIEEFSVVRTLLRGDGAKATFEPIEGPSIVICTSGKGRIAVGPTSYEMKEGYVYFVGATAELVLESEGGEDDEFTTFKAFCEIDDSEKQKL; this is encoded by the exons ATGCAGGTTCCTCTACTTCGTCTACAATGCGGCGTGAACTCTTACGCCTGGGGAAAGAAGGGCAATGCTTCTGCCGCTGCGCGATTTGCGGCCGCTACGCCCTCTGATGACCTGAAGATCGAGTCTGATACTCCATACGCAGAG TTGTGGATGGGAACTCATCCCTCGAACCCTTCTCGAGACCTCAACACCGGCCGAACCCTCCTCGATCTCTGCGAGGACAACCAATCCCTCCTCTCGCAAACCATCTCCTCCCATTACGGCAGCAAGCTCCCCTTCCTCTTCAAGGTGCTCTCCATCGCAAAAGCGCTCTCGATCCAAGCCCACCCCAACAAGAAACTCGCCGAGCAACTCCACGCTCGCGACGCAAAGAACTACCCCGATGACAACCACAAGCCCGAAATGGCCATCGCCATTACCCCCTTCGAGGGTCTCTGCGGTTTCCGACCCCTCAATGAGATCGCTCACTTCCTCGACACAGTGCCTGCGCTGAGAGCGCTCGTGGGCGAAGAAGCTGCGAAGGAGTTTGCGCAGGTTGCTAAGGATGGTGACGAGGGTGTTacggatgagaagaagaagttcttgaagaaggctttTGGCGCGCTCATGGCGTCGTCTGCCGAGGATATTGCTGAGCAGATGcccaagcttgttgagcaGGCGGAGAAGGAGGGCGCTGATTTCGCTGGCGGTGGTGTCCCTGCTACTTCTGGCGAGAAGCTCGCTGAGCTTGTGAAGCGAACACACGGCGAGTTTGGTGACGACATTGGATGCTTtgtgctcttcttcctcaacttTGTCACACTGGAGCCTGGTGAAGCCTTGTTCCTTGTCGCCGATGATATTCACGCCTACATTTCCGGCGACATCATGGAGTGCATGGCAGCTTCCGACAACGTTGTCCGCGCCGGTTTCACacccaagttcaaggacgtCTCAACCCTCGTCGACATGCTGACCTACAACTTCGCGCCCATCGAGCAACAAAAGATGACACCCACCGAATATCCTTATGCAACGCTCAACCGGAATGCCTACAGCTCCGGCTCAGGGGTAGTGCTCTACGACCCGCCCATCGAGGAGTTTAGCGTCGTGCGCACTCTGCTTCGCGGTGACGGCGCAAAGGCCACTTTTGAGCCTATTGAGGGACCTAGCATTGTCATCTGCACGAGTGGAAAGGGGAGAATCGCTGTTGGGCCTACGAGCTATGAGATGAAGGAGGGGTATGTGTACTTTGTGGGTGCTACGGCTGAGCTTGTGCTTGAGAGTGAGGggggcgaggatgatgagtttACAACGTTCAAGGCGTTTTGTGAGATCGATGATtctgagaagcagaagctatAG
- a CDS encoding related to peptidylprolyl isomerase (cyclophilin)-like protein, with protein sequence MSVLLETSEGDIVIDLLVDHAPKLCENFLKLCKVKYYNFAPVHSVQKNFSFQTGDPLGPLSKDSDGGSSIWGHLSGDAAKRTFPAFFHPKLKHLERGTVSMATAPLQSDPDTRVAGSQFIVTLGEDTDYLDGRAAVFGKVVEGFEVLDKINEAIVDEKGYPLIDIRIKHTVILDDPYPDPPGLREPSSSPPPTAQQLKTVRIEDEAALHADDGVDEEELERRRRNREAQAQALTLEMMGDLPFAEVKPPENVLFVCKLNPVTGDEDLELIFGRFGKILSCEVIRDQKTGDSLQYAFIEFEDKASCETAYFKMQDVLIDDRRIHVDFSQSVSKLSDVWRKDTNSKRRATAHRGGWGGVDELEKRRQYRDEGERITGGNYRMVHGEEEMKGKMGRSGQNQEKDDVTPPKSHHDEGPSRRRSRSRSPRPRDRSRDRYRKLRDDRQGDRRDRDHDRNRYRDRGHDRRDRGRERDRYGRDDYDRRSRR encoded by the exons TTCTCTTGGAGACCAGTGAAGGCGACATTGTCATCGATCTTCTGGTCGACCATGCACCCAAACTTTGCGAAAA CTTTCTGAAACTCTGCAAGGTCAAATACTACAACTTCGCGCCTGTTCATTCTGTTCAGAAGAACTTCTCCTTCCAAACCGGCGATCCTCTCGGCCCTCTTTCCAAAGATTCTGATGGCGGCTCTTCAATATGGGGTCATCTATCCGGCGACGCGGCGAAACGAACATTCCCGGCCTTCTTCCACCCCAAGTTGAAACACTTGGAGCGAGGAACAGTCAGCATGGCTACGGCGCCCCTCCAGTCCGATCCTGATACACGTGTGGCTGGATCTCAGTTCATTGTCACATTGGGCGAAGACACGGACTATTTGGATGGAAGGGCAGCGGTCTTTGGAAAAGTTGTCGAAGGCTTTGAAGTGCTGGACAAGATCAATGAGGCGATTGTAGACGAGAAAGGCTACCCGCTTATCGACATTCGAATCAAGCATACGGTTATTCTGGACGATCCCTACCCCGACCCGCCTGGCTTGAGGGAACCGAGCTCGAGTCCCCCTCCGACCGCTCAGCAGTTGAAGACTGTTCGAATCGAAGACGAGGCAGCATTGCACGCTGATGACGGtgtcgatgaggaagagttAGAAAGGAGGCGTCGCAATCGCGAGGCACAGGCGCAAGCTCTCACTCTGGAAATGATGGGAGATTTGCCATTTGCAGAGGTCAAACCTCCTGAGAACGTTTTATTTGTTTGCAAACTGAACCCCGTGACTGGCGACGAAGATTTGGAGCTCATCTTTGGCCGTTTCGGCAAGATTTTGAGTTGCGAAGTTATCAGAGACCAAAAGACTGGCGACAGTTTACAATATGCATTCATCGAATTCGAAGACAAGGCGTCATGCGAGACAGCCTACTTCAAGATGCAGGACGTTCTCATCGACGATCGTCGCATTCATGTCGACTTCTCTCAGAGTGTCAGCAAACTGAGCGATGTGTGGCGAAAAGATACGAACAGCAAGCGAAGGGCGACTGCTCATCGAGGCGGATGGGGAGGTGTGgatgagctcgagaagcgcCGACAATACCGAGATGAGGGAGAAAGGATTACGGGTGGTAATTACAGAATGGTTCACGGGGAAGAGGAAATGAAAGGCAAAATGGGGCGCAGTGGACAGAACcaggagaaggatgatgtAACTCCTCCGAAATCCCATCATGATGAAGGGCCATCACGTCGACGAAGTCGGAGTCGGAGTCCGCGTCCAAGAGATCGAAGTCGGGATCGATATCGCAAACTACGAGATGACCGTCAAGGCGACCGGCGCGATAGAGATCATGATAGGAACCGATATCGGGACCGTGGCCATGACCGCCGAGACCGAGGTAGAGAAAGGGATCGATATGGACGGGACGATTATGATCGCAGGTCAAGGAGATAA